One segment of Salvelinus alpinus chromosome 1, SLU_Salpinus.1, whole genome shotgun sequence DNA contains the following:
- the LOC139533971 gene encoding ribonucleoside-diphosphate reductase large subunit-like isoform X1 produces MHRTTRGGRGEQPPQHQSPMSRRSGRSIVPHLHDGRQERVMFDKITSRIQKLCYGLNSDFVDPTQITMKVIQGLYNGVTTVELDTLAAEIAATLTTKHPDYAILAARIAVSNLHKETKKVFSDVVEDLYNYVNPLNKRHSPMVAKETLNIVLENKDRLNSAIIFDRDFSYNFFGFKTLERSYLLKIDGKVAERPQHMLMRVAVGIHKTDIDAAIETYNLLSEKWFTHASPTLFNAGTNRPQLSSCFLLAMKDDSIEGIYDTLKQCALISKSAGGIGVAVSCIRATGSYIAGTNGNSNGLVPMLRVYNNTARYVDQGGNKRPGAFAMYLEPWHFDVFDFLDLKKNTGTEEQRARDLFYGMWIPDLFMKRVESNQDWSLMCPSDCPGLDECWGEEFENLYTRYEQEGRVKRVVKAQQVWHAIIESQTETGTPYMLYKDACNRKSNHQNLGTIKSSNLCTEIVEYTSHDEVAVCNLASIALNMYVTPEKTFDFNKLAYVTKVIVRNLNKIIEINYYPVIEAENSNKRHRPIGIGVQGLADAFILMRFPFESAEAQKLNTQIFETIYYASLESSCELAAELGAYQTYTGSPVSKGILQYDMWDKTPTDLWDWKLLKEKIAKHGVRNSLLLAPMPTASTAQILGNNESIEPYTSNIYTRRVLSGEFQIVNPHLLKDLTERGLWNEAMKNQLIGQNGSIQGIAEIPDDLKELYKTVWEISQKTILKMAADRGAFIDQSQSLNIHIAEPNYGKLTSMHFYGWKQGLKTGMYYLRTKPAANPIQFTLNKEKLKESQSVKNEEEIKEINRAAMVCSLENRDDCLMCGS; encoded by the exons GTGGCCGTGGAGAGCAGCCCCCCCAACACCAATCCCCAATGAGTAGAAGATCTGGGAGGAGCATCGTTCCACACCTACATG ATGGGCGCCAAGAGCGTGTCATGTTTGACAAGATCACCTCCCGCATCCAGAAGCTGTGCTATGGACTCAACTCTGACTTTGTCGATCCA ACCCAGATCACTATGAAGGTCATCCAAGGTCTGTACAATGGGGTCACCACAGTGGAGCTGGACACGCTGGCTGCAGAGATCGCTGCCACACTCACCACCAAACACCCCGACTATGCCATCCTGGCTGCCCGCATTGCAGTCTCCAACCTGCACAAGGAGACCAAGAAGGTTTTCAGCG ATGTGGTGGAGGATCTATACAACTATGTCAACCCGCTAAACAAACGGCACTCTCCCATGGTCGCCAAGGAAACACTCAACATTGTCCTAGAAAACAAGGACCGCCTCAACTCGGCCATTATCTTTGACCGGGACTTCTCCTATAACTTCTTTGGATTCAAG ACTCTTGAGCGGTCCTACTTGCTGAAAATTGATGGGAAAG TTGCTGAGCGACCACAGCACATGCTCATGAGGGTGGCAGTTGGGATTCATAAGACTGACATTGATGCTGCCATCGAGACTTACAACCTGCTGTCAGAGAAGTGGTTCACCCACGCTTCCCCCACACTCTTCAACGCTGGCACCAACCGCCCACAGCTGTCTAG CTGTTTCCTGCTGGCCATGAAGGACGACAGCATCGAGGGCATCTACGACACCCTGAAGCAGTGTGCCCTAATCTCAAAATCAGCAGGGGGCATCGGAGTGGCAGTCAGCTGCATCAGAGCCACGGGCAGCTACATCGCTGGG ACAAATGGAAATTCCAATGGGCTTGTTCCCATGCTCCGAGTGTACAACAACACAGCACGCTATGTGGACCAGGGAGGCAACAAG AGACCTGGTGCGTTTGCCATGTACTTGGAGCCGTGGCACTTTGATGTGTTTGACTTCTTGGACCTGAAGAAGAACACGGGGACGGAAGAGCAGAGGGCCAGAGATCTGTTCTACGGCATGTGGATCCCTGATCTCTTTATGAAGAGAGTGGAGAGCAACCAG GACTGGTCCCTGATGTGCCCCAGTGACTGCCCTGGACTGGATGAGTGCTGGGGGGAGGAGTTTGAGAATCTCTATACCAG GTATGAGCAAGAGGGTCGTGTGAAGCGGGTGGTAAAGGCCCAGCAGGTGTGGCACGCCATCATTGAGTCCCAGACTGAGACGGGCACCCCCTACATGCTCTACAAGGACGCCTGCAACAGGAAAAGTAACCATCAGAACCTGGGAACCATCAAGTCCAGTAACCTCTGTACTGAGATTGTAGAGTACACCAGCCATGATGAG GTGGCAGTGTGTAACCTGGCGTCAATCGCCCTCAACATGTACGTCACCCCAGAGAAAACATTTGACTTCAACAAGCTGGCCTATGTCACCAAGGTCATTGTTAGGAACCTCAACAAGATCATCGAGATCAACTACTACCCTGTGATCGAG GCTGAGAACTCCAACAAGCGCCACAGGCCCATTGGCATTGGTGTCCAGGGTCTGGCTGATGCCTTCATTCTGATGCGTTTCCCCTTTGAGAGTGCTGAGGCCCAGAAGCTCAACACTCAGATATTTGAGACCATCTACTACGCTTCCCTGGAGTCCAGTTGTGAGCTGGCTGCTGAGCTTGGTGCCTACCAAACCTACACAGGCTCCCCCGTCAGCAAAGGC ATCCTTCAGTATGACATGTGGGACAAAACCCCAACTGACCTGTGGGACTGGAAACTTCTCAAGGAAAAGATTGCCAA gCATGGTGTCAGGAACAGTTTGCTGCTGGCCCCTATGCCCACGGCCTCCACAGCCCAGATCCTGGGCAACAACGAGTCCATCGAGCCCTACACCAGTAACATCTACACCCGCAGAGTCCTCTCTGGGGAGTTCCAG ATTGTGAACCCCCACCTGTTGAAGGACCTAACAGAGCGAGGGCTGTGGAACGAGGCAATGAAAAACCAGCTGATTGGTCAGAACGGATCCATCCAG GGCATTGCTGAGATCCCAGATGACCTGAAGGAGCTGTATAAGACTGTGTGGGAGATCTCCCAGAAGACTATTCTGAAGATGGCTGCTGACCGCGGTGCCTTCATAGACCAGAGCCAGTCCCTCAACATCCACATCGCTGAGCCCAACTATGGCAAGCTCACCAGCATGCACTTCTACGGCTGGAAGCAG GGTCTGAAGACAGGCATGTACTACCTGAGGACCAAGCCTGCAGCCAACCCCATCCAGTTCACCTTGAACAAGGAGAAGCTGAAAGAGTCTCAGTCGGTTAAGAACGAGGAGGAGATCAAGGAGATCAACAGAGCCGCTATGGTGTGTTCCCTGGAGAACCGTGACGACTGCCTGATGTGTGGCTCTTAG
- the LOC139533971 gene encoding ribonucleoside-diphosphate reductase large subunit-like isoform X2, with protein sequence MQSLYGRQERVMFDKITSRIQKLCYGLNSDFVDPTQITMKVIQGLYNGVTTVELDTLAAEIAATLTTKHPDYAILAARIAVSNLHKETKKVFSDVVEDLYNYVNPLNKRHSPMVAKETLNIVLENKDRLNSAIIFDRDFSYNFFGFKTLERSYLLKIDGKVAERPQHMLMRVAVGIHKTDIDAAIETYNLLSEKWFTHASPTLFNAGTNRPQLSSCFLLAMKDDSIEGIYDTLKQCALISKSAGGIGVAVSCIRATGSYIAGTNGNSNGLVPMLRVYNNTARYVDQGGNKRPGAFAMYLEPWHFDVFDFLDLKKNTGTEEQRARDLFYGMWIPDLFMKRVESNQDWSLMCPSDCPGLDECWGEEFENLYTRYEQEGRVKRVVKAQQVWHAIIESQTETGTPYMLYKDACNRKSNHQNLGTIKSSNLCTEIVEYTSHDEVAVCNLASIALNMYVTPEKTFDFNKLAYVTKVIVRNLNKIIEINYYPVIEAENSNKRHRPIGIGVQGLADAFILMRFPFESAEAQKLNTQIFETIYYASLESSCELAAELGAYQTYTGSPVSKGILQYDMWDKTPTDLWDWKLLKEKIAKHGVRNSLLLAPMPTASTAQILGNNESIEPYTSNIYTRRVLSGEFQIVNPHLLKDLTERGLWNEAMKNQLIGQNGSIQGIAEIPDDLKELYKTVWEISQKTILKMAADRGAFIDQSQSLNIHIAEPNYGKLTSMHFYGWKQGLKTGMYYLRTKPAANPIQFTLNKEKLKESQSVKNEEEIKEINRAAMVCSLENRDDCLMCGS encoded by the exons ATGCAGTCACTTT ATGGGCGCCAAGAGCGTGTCATGTTTGACAAGATCACCTCCCGCATCCAGAAGCTGTGCTATGGACTCAACTCTGACTTTGTCGATCCA ACCCAGATCACTATGAAGGTCATCCAAGGTCTGTACAATGGGGTCACCACAGTGGAGCTGGACACGCTGGCTGCAGAGATCGCTGCCACACTCACCACCAAACACCCCGACTATGCCATCCTGGCTGCCCGCATTGCAGTCTCCAACCTGCACAAGGAGACCAAGAAGGTTTTCAGCG ATGTGGTGGAGGATCTATACAACTATGTCAACCCGCTAAACAAACGGCACTCTCCCATGGTCGCCAAGGAAACACTCAACATTGTCCTAGAAAACAAGGACCGCCTCAACTCGGCCATTATCTTTGACCGGGACTTCTCCTATAACTTCTTTGGATTCAAG ACTCTTGAGCGGTCCTACTTGCTGAAAATTGATGGGAAAG TTGCTGAGCGACCACAGCACATGCTCATGAGGGTGGCAGTTGGGATTCATAAGACTGACATTGATGCTGCCATCGAGACTTACAACCTGCTGTCAGAGAAGTGGTTCACCCACGCTTCCCCCACACTCTTCAACGCTGGCACCAACCGCCCACAGCTGTCTAG CTGTTTCCTGCTGGCCATGAAGGACGACAGCATCGAGGGCATCTACGACACCCTGAAGCAGTGTGCCCTAATCTCAAAATCAGCAGGGGGCATCGGAGTGGCAGTCAGCTGCATCAGAGCCACGGGCAGCTACATCGCTGGG ACAAATGGAAATTCCAATGGGCTTGTTCCCATGCTCCGAGTGTACAACAACACAGCACGCTATGTGGACCAGGGAGGCAACAAG AGACCTGGTGCGTTTGCCATGTACTTGGAGCCGTGGCACTTTGATGTGTTTGACTTCTTGGACCTGAAGAAGAACACGGGGACGGAAGAGCAGAGGGCCAGAGATCTGTTCTACGGCATGTGGATCCCTGATCTCTTTATGAAGAGAGTGGAGAGCAACCAG GACTGGTCCCTGATGTGCCCCAGTGACTGCCCTGGACTGGATGAGTGCTGGGGGGAGGAGTTTGAGAATCTCTATACCAG GTATGAGCAAGAGGGTCGTGTGAAGCGGGTGGTAAAGGCCCAGCAGGTGTGGCACGCCATCATTGAGTCCCAGACTGAGACGGGCACCCCCTACATGCTCTACAAGGACGCCTGCAACAGGAAAAGTAACCATCAGAACCTGGGAACCATCAAGTCCAGTAACCTCTGTACTGAGATTGTAGAGTACACCAGCCATGATGAG GTGGCAGTGTGTAACCTGGCGTCAATCGCCCTCAACATGTACGTCACCCCAGAGAAAACATTTGACTTCAACAAGCTGGCCTATGTCACCAAGGTCATTGTTAGGAACCTCAACAAGATCATCGAGATCAACTACTACCCTGTGATCGAG GCTGAGAACTCCAACAAGCGCCACAGGCCCATTGGCATTGGTGTCCAGGGTCTGGCTGATGCCTTCATTCTGATGCGTTTCCCCTTTGAGAGTGCTGAGGCCCAGAAGCTCAACACTCAGATATTTGAGACCATCTACTACGCTTCCCTGGAGTCCAGTTGTGAGCTGGCTGCTGAGCTTGGTGCCTACCAAACCTACACAGGCTCCCCCGTCAGCAAAGGC ATCCTTCAGTATGACATGTGGGACAAAACCCCAACTGACCTGTGGGACTGGAAACTTCTCAAGGAAAAGATTGCCAA gCATGGTGTCAGGAACAGTTTGCTGCTGGCCCCTATGCCCACGGCCTCCACAGCCCAGATCCTGGGCAACAACGAGTCCATCGAGCCCTACACCAGTAACATCTACACCCGCAGAGTCCTCTCTGGGGAGTTCCAG ATTGTGAACCCCCACCTGTTGAAGGACCTAACAGAGCGAGGGCTGTGGAACGAGGCAATGAAAAACCAGCTGATTGGTCAGAACGGATCCATCCAG GGCATTGCTGAGATCCCAGATGACCTGAAGGAGCTGTATAAGACTGTGTGGGAGATCTCCCAGAAGACTATTCTGAAGATGGCTGCTGACCGCGGTGCCTTCATAGACCAGAGCCAGTCCCTCAACATCCACATCGCTGAGCCCAACTATGGCAAGCTCACCAGCATGCACTTCTACGGCTGGAAGCAG GGTCTGAAGACAGGCATGTACTACCTGAGGACCAAGCCTGCAGCCAACCCCATCCAGTTCACCTTGAACAAGGAGAAGCTGAAAGAGTCTCAGTCGGTTAAGAACGAGGAGGAGATCAAGGAGATCAACAGAGCCGCTATGGTGTGTTCCCTGGAGAACCGTGACGACTGCCTGATGTGTGGCTCTTAG
- the LOC139533971 gene encoding ribonucleoside-diphosphate reductase large subunit-like isoform X6 produces MHVIKRDGRQERVMFDKITSRIQKLCYGLNSDFVDPTQITMKVIQGLYNGVTTVELDTLAAEIAATLTTKHPDYAILAARIAVSNLHKETKKVFSDVVEDLYNYVNPLNKRHSPMVAKETLNIVLENKDRLNSAIIFDRDFSYNFFGFKTLERSYLLKIDGKVAERPQHMLMRVAVGIHKTDIDAAIETYNLLSEKWFTHASPTLFNAGTNRPQLSSCFLLAMKDDSIEGIYDTLKQCALISKSAGGIGVAVSCIRATGSYIAGTNGNSNGLVPMLRVYNNTARYVDQGGNKRPGAFAMYLEPWHFDVFDFLDLKKNTGTEEQRARDLFYGMWIPDLFMKRVESNQDWSLMCPSDCPGLDECWGEEFENLYTRYEQEGRVKRVVKAQQVWHAIIESQTETGTPYMLYKDACNRKSNHQNLGTIKSSNLCTEIVEYTSHDEVAVCNLASIALNMYVTPEKTFDFNKLAYVTKVIVRNLNKIIEINYYPVIEAENSNKRHRPIGIGVQGLADAFILMRFPFESAEAQKLNTQIFETIYYASLESSCELAAELGAYQTYTGSPVSKGILQYDMWDKTPTDLWDWKLLKEKIAKHGVRNSLLLAPMPTASTAQILGNNESIEPYTSNIYTRRVLSGEFQIVNPHLLKDLTERGLWNEAMKNQLIGQNGSIQGIAEIPDDLKELYKTVWEISQKTILKMAADRGAFIDQSQSLNIHIAEPNYGKLTSMHFYGWKQGLKTGMYYLRTKPAANPIQFTLNKEKLKESQSVKNEEEIKEINRAAMVCSLENRDDCLMCGS; encoded by the exons ATGCATGTGATAAAGCGAG ATGGGCGCCAAGAGCGTGTCATGTTTGACAAGATCACCTCCCGCATCCAGAAGCTGTGCTATGGACTCAACTCTGACTTTGTCGATCCA ACCCAGATCACTATGAAGGTCATCCAAGGTCTGTACAATGGGGTCACCACAGTGGAGCTGGACACGCTGGCTGCAGAGATCGCTGCCACACTCACCACCAAACACCCCGACTATGCCATCCTGGCTGCCCGCATTGCAGTCTCCAACCTGCACAAGGAGACCAAGAAGGTTTTCAGCG ATGTGGTGGAGGATCTATACAACTATGTCAACCCGCTAAACAAACGGCACTCTCCCATGGTCGCCAAGGAAACACTCAACATTGTCCTAGAAAACAAGGACCGCCTCAACTCGGCCATTATCTTTGACCGGGACTTCTCCTATAACTTCTTTGGATTCAAG ACTCTTGAGCGGTCCTACTTGCTGAAAATTGATGGGAAAG TTGCTGAGCGACCACAGCACATGCTCATGAGGGTGGCAGTTGGGATTCATAAGACTGACATTGATGCTGCCATCGAGACTTACAACCTGCTGTCAGAGAAGTGGTTCACCCACGCTTCCCCCACACTCTTCAACGCTGGCACCAACCGCCCACAGCTGTCTAG CTGTTTCCTGCTGGCCATGAAGGACGACAGCATCGAGGGCATCTACGACACCCTGAAGCAGTGTGCCCTAATCTCAAAATCAGCAGGGGGCATCGGAGTGGCAGTCAGCTGCATCAGAGCCACGGGCAGCTACATCGCTGGG ACAAATGGAAATTCCAATGGGCTTGTTCCCATGCTCCGAGTGTACAACAACACAGCACGCTATGTGGACCAGGGAGGCAACAAG AGACCTGGTGCGTTTGCCATGTACTTGGAGCCGTGGCACTTTGATGTGTTTGACTTCTTGGACCTGAAGAAGAACACGGGGACGGAAGAGCAGAGGGCCAGAGATCTGTTCTACGGCATGTGGATCCCTGATCTCTTTATGAAGAGAGTGGAGAGCAACCAG GACTGGTCCCTGATGTGCCCCAGTGACTGCCCTGGACTGGATGAGTGCTGGGGGGAGGAGTTTGAGAATCTCTATACCAG GTATGAGCAAGAGGGTCGTGTGAAGCGGGTGGTAAAGGCCCAGCAGGTGTGGCACGCCATCATTGAGTCCCAGACTGAGACGGGCACCCCCTACATGCTCTACAAGGACGCCTGCAACAGGAAAAGTAACCATCAGAACCTGGGAACCATCAAGTCCAGTAACCTCTGTACTGAGATTGTAGAGTACACCAGCCATGATGAG GTGGCAGTGTGTAACCTGGCGTCAATCGCCCTCAACATGTACGTCACCCCAGAGAAAACATTTGACTTCAACAAGCTGGCCTATGTCACCAAGGTCATTGTTAGGAACCTCAACAAGATCATCGAGATCAACTACTACCCTGTGATCGAG GCTGAGAACTCCAACAAGCGCCACAGGCCCATTGGCATTGGTGTCCAGGGTCTGGCTGATGCCTTCATTCTGATGCGTTTCCCCTTTGAGAGTGCTGAGGCCCAGAAGCTCAACACTCAGATATTTGAGACCATCTACTACGCTTCCCTGGAGTCCAGTTGTGAGCTGGCTGCTGAGCTTGGTGCCTACCAAACCTACACAGGCTCCCCCGTCAGCAAAGGC ATCCTTCAGTATGACATGTGGGACAAAACCCCAACTGACCTGTGGGACTGGAAACTTCTCAAGGAAAAGATTGCCAA gCATGGTGTCAGGAACAGTTTGCTGCTGGCCCCTATGCCCACGGCCTCCACAGCCCAGATCCTGGGCAACAACGAGTCCATCGAGCCCTACACCAGTAACATCTACACCCGCAGAGTCCTCTCTGGGGAGTTCCAG ATTGTGAACCCCCACCTGTTGAAGGACCTAACAGAGCGAGGGCTGTGGAACGAGGCAATGAAAAACCAGCTGATTGGTCAGAACGGATCCATCCAG GGCATTGCTGAGATCCCAGATGACCTGAAGGAGCTGTATAAGACTGTGTGGGAGATCTCCCAGAAGACTATTCTGAAGATGGCTGCTGACCGCGGTGCCTTCATAGACCAGAGCCAGTCCCTCAACATCCACATCGCTGAGCCCAACTATGGCAAGCTCACCAGCATGCACTTCTACGGCTGGAAGCAG GGTCTGAAGACAGGCATGTACTACCTGAGGACCAAGCCTGCAGCCAACCCCATCCAGTTCACCTTGAACAAGGAGAAGCTGAAAGAGTCTCAGTCGGTTAAGAACGAGGAGGAGATCAAGGAGATCAACAGAGCCGCTATGGTGTGTTCCCTGGAGAACCGTGACGACTGCCTGATGTGTGGCTCTTAG
- the LOC139533971 gene encoding ribonucleoside-diphosphate reductase large subunit-like isoform X5, which yields MSRRSGRSIVPHLHDGRQERVMFDKITSRIQKLCYGLNSDFVDPTQITMKVIQGLYNGVTTVELDTLAAEIAATLTTKHPDYAILAARIAVSNLHKETKKVFSDVVEDLYNYVNPLNKRHSPMVAKETLNIVLENKDRLNSAIIFDRDFSYNFFGFKTLERSYLLKIDGKVAERPQHMLMRVAVGIHKTDIDAAIETYNLLSEKWFTHASPTLFNAGTNRPQLSSCFLLAMKDDSIEGIYDTLKQCALISKSAGGIGVAVSCIRATGSYIAGTNGNSNGLVPMLRVYNNTARYVDQGGNKRPGAFAMYLEPWHFDVFDFLDLKKNTGTEEQRARDLFYGMWIPDLFMKRVESNQDWSLMCPSDCPGLDECWGEEFENLYTRYEQEGRVKRVVKAQQVWHAIIESQTETGTPYMLYKDACNRKSNHQNLGTIKSSNLCTEIVEYTSHDEVAVCNLASIALNMYVTPEKTFDFNKLAYVTKVIVRNLNKIIEINYYPVIEAENSNKRHRPIGIGVQGLADAFILMRFPFESAEAQKLNTQIFETIYYASLESSCELAAELGAYQTYTGSPVSKGILQYDMWDKTPTDLWDWKLLKEKIAKHGVRNSLLLAPMPTASTAQILGNNESIEPYTSNIYTRRVLSGEFQIVNPHLLKDLTERGLWNEAMKNQLIGQNGSIQGIAEIPDDLKELYKTVWEISQKTILKMAADRGAFIDQSQSLNIHIAEPNYGKLTSMHFYGWKQGLKTGMYYLRTKPAANPIQFTLNKEKLKESQSVKNEEEIKEINRAAMVCSLENRDDCLMCGS from the exons ATGAGTAGAAGATCTGGGAGGAGCATCGTTCCACACCTACATG ATGGGCGCCAAGAGCGTGTCATGTTTGACAAGATCACCTCCCGCATCCAGAAGCTGTGCTATGGACTCAACTCTGACTTTGTCGATCCA ACCCAGATCACTATGAAGGTCATCCAAGGTCTGTACAATGGGGTCACCACAGTGGAGCTGGACACGCTGGCTGCAGAGATCGCTGCCACACTCACCACCAAACACCCCGACTATGCCATCCTGGCTGCCCGCATTGCAGTCTCCAACCTGCACAAGGAGACCAAGAAGGTTTTCAGCG ATGTGGTGGAGGATCTATACAACTATGTCAACCCGCTAAACAAACGGCACTCTCCCATGGTCGCCAAGGAAACACTCAACATTGTCCTAGAAAACAAGGACCGCCTCAACTCGGCCATTATCTTTGACCGGGACTTCTCCTATAACTTCTTTGGATTCAAG ACTCTTGAGCGGTCCTACTTGCTGAAAATTGATGGGAAAG TTGCTGAGCGACCACAGCACATGCTCATGAGGGTGGCAGTTGGGATTCATAAGACTGACATTGATGCTGCCATCGAGACTTACAACCTGCTGTCAGAGAAGTGGTTCACCCACGCTTCCCCCACACTCTTCAACGCTGGCACCAACCGCCCACAGCTGTCTAG CTGTTTCCTGCTGGCCATGAAGGACGACAGCATCGAGGGCATCTACGACACCCTGAAGCAGTGTGCCCTAATCTCAAAATCAGCAGGGGGCATCGGAGTGGCAGTCAGCTGCATCAGAGCCACGGGCAGCTACATCGCTGGG ACAAATGGAAATTCCAATGGGCTTGTTCCCATGCTCCGAGTGTACAACAACACAGCACGCTATGTGGACCAGGGAGGCAACAAG AGACCTGGTGCGTTTGCCATGTACTTGGAGCCGTGGCACTTTGATGTGTTTGACTTCTTGGACCTGAAGAAGAACACGGGGACGGAAGAGCAGAGGGCCAGAGATCTGTTCTACGGCATGTGGATCCCTGATCTCTTTATGAAGAGAGTGGAGAGCAACCAG GACTGGTCCCTGATGTGCCCCAGTGACTGCCCTGGACTGGATGAGTGCTGGGGGGAGGAGTTTGAGAATCTCTATACCAG GTATGAGCAAGAGGGTCGTGTGAAGCGGGTGGTAAAGGCCCAGCAGGTGTGGCACGCCATCATTGAGTCCCAGACTGAGACGGGCACCCCCTACATGCTCTACAAGGACGCCTGCAACAGGAAAAGTAACCATCAGAACCTGGGAACCATCAAGTCCAGTAACCTCTGTACTGAGATTGTAGAGTACACCAGCCATGATGAG GTGGCAGTGTGTAACCTGGCGTCAATCGCCCTCAACATGTACGTCACCCCAGAGAAAACATTTGACTTCAACAAGCTGGCCTATGTCACCAAGGTCATTGTTAGGAACCTCAACAAGATCATCGAGATCAACTACTACCCTGTGATCGAG GCTGAGAACTCCAACAAGCGCCACAGGCCCATTGGCATTGGTGTCCAGGGTCTGGCTGATGCCTTCATTCTGATGCGTTTCCCCTTTGAGAGTGCTGAGGCCCAGAAGCTCAACACTCAGATATTTGAGACCATCTACTACGCTTCCCTGGAGTCCAGTTGTGAGCTGGCTGCTGAGCTTGGTGCCTACCAAACCTACACAGGCTCCCCCGTCAGCAAAGGC ATCCTTCAGTATGACATGTGGGACAAAACCCCAACTGACCTGTGGGACTGGAAACTTCTCAAGGAAAAGATTGCCAA gCATGGTGTCAGGAACAGTTTGCTGCTGGCCCCTATGCCCACGGCCTCCACAGCCCAGATCCTGGGCAACAACGAGTCCATCGAGCCCTACACCAGTAACATCTACACCCGCAGAGTCCTCTCTGGGGAGTTCCAG ATTGTGAACCCCCACCTGTTGAAGGACCTAACAGAGCGAGGGCTGTGGAACGAGGCAATGAAAAACCAGCTGATTGGTCAGAACGGATCCATCCAG GGCATTGCTGAGATCCCAGATGACCTGAAGGAGCTGTATAAGACTGTGTGGGAGATCTCCCAGAAGACTATTCTGAAGATGGCTGCTGACCGCGGTGCCTTCATAGACCAGAGCCAGTCCCTCAACATCCACATCGCTGAGCCCAACTATGGCAAGCTCACCAGCATGCACTTCTACGGCTGGAAGCAG GGTCTGAAGACAGGCATGTACTACCTGAGGACCAAGCCTGCAGCCAACCCCATCCAGTTCACCTTGAACAAGGAGAAGCTGAAAGAGTCTCAGTCGGTTAAGAACGAGGAGGAGATCAAGGAGATCAACAGAGCCGCTATGGTGTGTTCCCTGGAGAACCGTGACGACTGCCTGATGTGTGGCTCTTAG